Proteins encoded in a region of the Panicum hallii strain FIL2 chromosome 3, PHallii_v3.1, whole genome shotgun sequence genome:
- the LOC112884682 gene encoding uncharacterized protein LOC112884682: protein MPGNIHISATQPPAITPLFLQVGMGKREYSGNIEQDGLSIPVTSLRDSMVMMLYNADRELISKSELKTKAILESGTMDVVFTLDSGGKIILQVQLVLNDDDRKRIQEMRNSAMKRKQQALLGDGYELNFPDSPLSKRLIEKINIQSKGDGRPKLRKSVSLDDLQERAVFSGINVDPRMKASRNLLLQRGVRNTSRFEDPSSSKKGNSKPESKSSSSVKKMISAFEGTSPQGLSSDIDASLTDSGIGSTQAGKAIVPFGDNKGSNYRSGKTVLFQHKKSSAPGQIGMSSPTERRSGRSSSGDRANKQKLRENELNRTKRRSQAKHRRSIIGPSYSLERMHSRDYVEHSLNYLVATSSTRIHPHICVTTASKQLKDLLELEHWKSHAHMKHTDKNQEITSVDESIASAQTRSGGFPVLNGWLINQGVRGAIVVIACGAMFLNSR from the exons ATGCCTGGCAACATCCACATCTCAG CCACTCAACCACCAGCCATCACCCCACTGTTCTTGCAAG TTGGTATGGGCAAAAGAGAATACAGTGGAAACATAGAACAAGATGGTTTATCTAT CCCTGTTACATCGCTTCGGGACAGTATGGTAATGATGCTGTACAATGCAGACAGAGAATTGATATCAAAATCAG AGCTGAAGACAAAAGCGATCCTGGAGTCAGGAACTATGGATGTTGTATTTACTCTTGATAGTGGAGGAAAAATAATTCTTCAGGTGCAGCTTGTACTCAACGATGATGACCGCAAGAGGATCCAAGAAATG AGAAACTCTGCAATGAAAAGAAAACAGCAGGCACTACTTGGAGATGGCTATGAACTCAATTTTCCAG ACAGCCCATTGTCTAAACGGCTCATAGAGAAGATCAACATTCAAAGTAAAGGAGATGGACGACCTAAGCTTCGGAAGAGTGTGTCGCTGGATGATTTGCAAGAGAGGGCCGTGTTCTCTGGAATAAATGTGGATCCGCGGATGAAGGCCTCAAGAAACTTGTTGCTGCAAAGGGGTGTTAGAAATACTTCAAGGTTTGAAGATCCCAGTAGCTCCAAGAAAGGAAACAGTAAACCAGAGAGCAAATCAAGTAGTTCAGTGAAGAAGATGATAAGTGCCTTCGAGGGCACCTCTCCACAG GGTTTGTCTTCAGATATTGATGCATCACTGACCGATTCAGGCATTGGTAGTACGCAGGCAGGCAAAGCAATAGTCCCTTTTGGTGATAACAAAGGTTCAAATTACAGGTCAGGAAAGACAGTTTTGTTCCAGCATAAAAAATCCAGTGCACCTGGACAAATTGGGATGTCAAGTCCAACTGAAAGAAGGAGCGGTAGGTCCAGTAGCGGTGACAGAGCAAACAAGCAGAAGCTAAGAGAAAATGAGCTGAACAGAACTAAAAGGAGATCCCAGGCAAAGCATCGGCGCTCCATTATTGGCCCCTCCTATTCGCTGGAGCGGATGCATTCAAGAGACTATGTTGAGCACTCGTTGAACTATTTGGTTGCGACATCAAGCACCCGGATACACCCACATATTTGTGTAACTACTGCGAGCAAGCAGCTGAAAGACCTCCTTGAGCTTGAACATTGGAAGTCACATGCGCACATGAAACACACTGATAAAAACCAAGAG ATCACAAGTGTCGATGAATCGATTGCCTCTGCTCAAACTCGAAGTGGCGGTTTCCCTGTGCTGAATGGGTGGTTGATAAATCAG GGAGTGCGTGGTGCCATTGTGGTAATAGCTTGTGGGGCTATGTTCCTCAACAGCAGATGA
- the LOC112884587 gene encoding protein phosphatase 2C 53-like isoform X2, which translates to MEDLAAVSSAAAGLTLFAAVADIMEEAAASAAAFGIGAALPPPPPPVQADRGGDDASACGSPCSVTSDCSSVATADFEGFAEVGSALVLDDLVAAAAAAVPEAASGPRIAGAGARSVFAVDYVPRWGLESLCGRRPEMEDAAVVRPRFFDVPLWMVAGDAPVDGLDRASFRLPAHFFGVYDGHGGVQVANYCRERIHSVLIEELSKAEESVSGADLSGLESKKQWEKAFVDCFNRVDAEVGGNAATAPKPVAPDTVGSTAVVAVVCSSHIIVANCGDSRAVLCRGKQPLALSVDHKPNREDEYARIEAQGGKVIQWNGYRVLGVLAMSRSIGTYPYPLDVGTGT; encoded by the exons ATGGAGGACCTGGCCGCCGttagctccgccgccgcggggctCACGCTcttcgccgccgtcgccgacaTCATGGAGGAGGCCgcagcttccgccgccgcgttCGGGATCGgcgccgcgctgccgccgccgccgcccccggtgCAAGCGGACCGCGGGGGCGACGACGCCTCCGCCTGCGGGAGCCCGTGCTCCGTCACCAGCGACTGCAGCAGCGTCGCCACCGCCGACTTCGAGGGCTTCGCCGAGGTCGGCTCCGCGCTCGTCCTCGAcgacctcgtcgccgccgcagccgccgccgtgccggaGGCCGCCTCCGGCCCCAGGATCGCGGGGGCTGGCGCCAGGAGCGTCTTCGCGGTTGACTACGTGCCGCGCTGGGGGCTCGAGTCCCTATGCGGTCGCCGCCCCGAGATGGAGGACGCCGCCGTCGTGCGGCCGCGATTCTTCGACGTGCCGCTCTGGATGGTCGCGGGCGACGCGCCGGTGGACGGCCTCGACCGAGCATCCTTCCGCCTTCCCGCGCATTTCTTCGGCGTCTACGACGGCCACGGTGGCGTCCAG GTTGCCAATTACTGCCGAGAGAGAATCCACTCCGTACTGATAGAGGAGCTCAGTAAGGCAGAGGAATCAGTGTCTGGCGCTGACTTAAGTGGCCTGGAGTCTAAGAAGCAGTGGGAGAAGGCCTTTGTGGACTGTTTCAATCGGGTTGATGCAGAGGTGGGAGGAAATGCGGCAACCGCCCCCAAGCCTGTGGCTCCAGACACCGTGGGGTCAACAGCAGTGGTCGCAGTCGTCTGCTCATCACACATAATTGTTGCGAATTGCGGCGACTCACGAGCAGTGCTCTGCCGGGGCAAGCAGCCCTTGGCGCTGTCGGTGGACCATAAA CCAAATAGGGAAGATGAGTATGCGAGGATTGAGGCGCAGGGTGGCAAGGTCATCCAGTGGAATGGCTATCGGGTTCTCGGTGTTCTCGCCATGTCCCGATCAATTGGTACATATCCCTACCCTCTTGACGTT GGGACCGGTACCTGA
- the LOC112884681 gene encoding protein ANTAGONIST OF LIKE HETEROCHROMATIN PROTEIN 1-like, translated as MPKTANRRRKRGADEEDAADGSANKRSATSVLTSLDVNDAPRLELPLFQLNGRHSDRHGQGDEEEGEEEEEVTGGGGGGSSAPAAAASGQSPHQQRRLWVKDRSRAWWEQCSSADYPEADFRAAFRMGRATFAMLCDALGAAVAKEDTALRAAIPVRQRVAVCVWRLATGEPLRLVSKRFGLGISTCHKLVLEVCAAIRNLLMPRFLRWPDAAAVDGFKARFQADSGIPGVVGAIYTTHIPIIAPKVSVAAYFNRRHTERNHKTSYSITLQGVVGPDGAFTDVCIGWPGSMPDDQVLDRSALQQRAAAGMMAGSWVVGGASYPLTDWVLAPYAQPNLTWAQHAFNEKVAELRRVAVDAFARLKGRWACLQKRTEVKLQDLPVVLGACCVLHNICESRGEEMDPALRCELADDETVPENPVRSDSSRKARDDIAHNLLHSGLAGTKFF; from the coding sequence ATGCCCAAGACGGCGAATCGTCGCCGGAAGCGCGGGGCCGACGAGGAGGACGCCGCCGATGGCAGCGCCAACAAGAGGTCCGCGACCAGCGTCCTCACCTCGCTGGACGTCAACGACGCCCCGCGCCTCGAGCTCCCCCTCTTCCAGCTCAACGGGCGCCACTCCGACCGGCACGGGCAGGGggacgaggaggagggggaggaggaagaggaggtcaccggaggaggaggaggagggtcGTCCGCGCCTGCCGCGGCGGCCAGCGGCCAGAGCCCGCACCAGCAGCGCCGGCTGTGGGTCAAGGACCGGTCGCGCGCATGGTGGGAGCAGTGCAGCAGCGCAGACTACCCGGAGGCCGACTTCCGCGCCGCCTTCCGCATGGGCCGCGCCACCTTCGCCATGCTCTGCGACGCGCTGGGCGCTGCCGTCGCCAAGGAGGACACCGCGCTCCGCGCCGCCATCCCCGTCCGCCAGCGGGTCGCCGTCTGCGTCTGGCGCCTCGCCACGGGGGAGCCGCTCCGCCTCGTCTCCAAGCGATTCGGCCTCGGCATCTCCACCTGCCACAAGCTCGTCCTCGAGGTCTGCGCCGCCATCCGCAACCTCCTCATGCCGCGCTTCCTCCGCTggcccgacgccgccgccgtggacgGCTTCAAGGCCCGCTTCCAGGCCGACTCGGGGATCCCCGGCGTCGTCGGCGCCATCTACACCACCCACATCCCCATCATCGCGCCCAAGGTCTCGGTCGCCGCCTACTTCAATCGCCGCCACACGGAGCGCAACCACAAGACCTCCTACTCCATCACCCTGCAGGGGGTCGTCGGCCCCGATGGCGCATTCACCGACGTCTGCATCGGCTGGCCGGGCTCCATGCCCGACGACCAGGTCCTGGACCGGTCCGCGCTGCagcagcgcgccgccgccggcatgATGGCAGGGTCCTGGGTGGTCGGCGGCGCCAGCTACCCGCTCACGGACTGGGTGCTCGCCCCCTACGCGCAGCCGAACCTGACGTGGGCGCAGCACGCCTTCAACGAGAAGGTCGCGGAGCTCCGGCGCGTGGCCGTCGACGCCTTCGCGCGGCTCAAGGGGCGGTGGGCGTGCCTGCAGAAGCGCACCGAGGTGAAGCTGCAGGACCTCCCCGTGGTGCTGGGCGCCTGCTGCGTGCTGCACAACATCTGCGAGTCCCGCGGGGAGGAGATGGACCCGGCCCTCCGCTGCGAGCTCGCCGACGACGAGACGGTGCCGGAGAACCCCGTGCGCTCGGACAGCTCCAGAAAGGCTAGGGACGACATCGCGCACAATCTCCTCCACAGCGGCCTCGCCGGCACCAAATTCTTCTGA
- the LOC112884683 gene encoding uncharacterized protein LOC112884683, which produces MAAHGKPKAAGPPPPPPPPPPEARKGFMRRMFPFLLAANLFVGVYVLVRTYRKDSAKDSATDPATASTSSAGKPVEPVTVPRKELPPIPEDEQRQLYKWMLEEKRKIKPCNAAEKKKLDEEKALLKEFIRAGSLPSL; this is translated from the exons ATGGCCGCCCACGGCAAGCCCAAGGCCgccggtccgccgccgccgcctcctccaccgccgcccgaggCGAGGAAGGGCTTCATGCGCCGCATGTTCCCCTTCCTCCTGGCCGCCAACCTCTTTGTTGGAG TTTATGTACTTGTGAGGACCTACCGAAAGGACTCCGCAAAGGACTCTGCAACAGATCCTGCTACCGCATCAACCTCATCTGCTGGGAAGCCTGTCGAACCAGTCACTGTGCCCAGAAAGGAGCTCCCACCAATCCCCGAAGACGAGCAACGCCAACTCTACAAATGGATGCTGGAAGAGAAGCGGAAGATAAAGCCATGCAACGCTGCAGAGAAGAAGAAACTCGATGAGGAGAAGGCCCTTCTCAAGGAGTTCATCCGAGCAGGATCCCTCCCGAGCTTATGA
- the LOC112884587 gene encoding protein phosphatase 2C 53-like isoform X1, with translation MEDLAAVSSAAAGLTLFAAVADIMEEAAASAAAFGIGAALPPPPPPVQADRGGDDASACGSPCSVTSDCSSVATADFEGFAEVGSALVLDDLVAAAAAAVPEAASGPRIAGAGARSVFAVDYVPRWGLESLCGRRPEMEDAAVVRPRFFDVPLWMVAGDAPVDGLDRASFRLPAHFFGVYDGHGGVQVANYCRERIHSVLIEELSKAEESVSGADLSGLESKKQWEKAFVDCFNRVDAEVGGNAATAPKPVAPDTVGSTAVVAVVCSSHIIVANCGDSRAVLCRGKQPLALSVDHKPNREDEYARIEAQGGKVIQWNGYRVLGVLAMSRSIGDRYLKPYIIPVPEVTIVARAKDDECLILASDGLWDVMSNEEICDAARKRILLWHKKNAEASSSAQISGDSPDQAAQAAAEYLSKLALQKGSKDNITVVVVDLKSHRKFKSKT, from the exons ATGGAGGACCTGGCCGCCGttagctccgccgccgcggggctCACGCTcttcgccgccgtcgccgacaTCATGGAGGAGGCCgcagcttccgccgccgcgttCGGGATCGgcgccgcgctgccgccgccgccgcccccggtgCAAGCGGACCGCGGGGGCGACGACGCCTCCGCCTGCGGGAGCCCGTGCTCCGTCACCAGCGACTGCAGCAGCGTCGCCACCGCCGACTTCGAGGGCTTCGCCGAGGTCGGCTCCGCGCTCGTCCTCGAcgacctcgtcgccgccgcagccgccgccgtgccggaGGCCGCCTCCGGCCCCAGGATCGCGGGGGCTGGCGCCAGGAGCGTCTTCGCGGTTGACTACGTGCCGCGCTGGGGGCTCGAGTCCCTATGCGGTCGCCGCCCCGAGATGGAGGACGCCGCCGTCGTGCGGCCGCGATTCTTCGACGTGCCGCTCTGGATGGTCGCGGGCGACGCGCCGGTGGACGGCCTCGACCGAGCATCCTTCCGCCTTCCCGCGCATTTCTTCGGCGTCTACGACGGCCACGGTGGCGTCCAG GTTGCCAATTACTGCCGAGAGAGAATCCACTCCGTACTGATAGAGGAGCTCAGTAAGGCAGAGGAATCAGTGTCTGGCGCTGACTTAAGTGGCCTGGAGTCTAAGAAGCAGTGGGAGAAGGCCTTTGTGGACTGTTTCAATCGGGTTGATGCAGAGGTGGGAGGAAATGCGGCAACCGCCCCCAAGCCTGTGGCTCCAGACACCGTGGGGTCAACAGCAGTGGTCGCAGTCGTCTGCTCATCACACATAATTGTTGCGAATTGCGGCGACTCACGAGCAGTGCTCTGCCGGGGCAAGCAGCCCTTGGCGCTGTCGGTGGACCATAAA CCAAATAGGGAAGATGAGTATGCGAGGATTGAGGCGCAGGGTGGCAAGGTCATCCAGTGGAATGGCTATCGGGTTCTCGGTGTTCTCGCCATGTCCCGATCAATTG GGGACCGGTACCTGAAGCCATATATAATCCCAGTCCCTGAGGTCACAATTGTTGCCCGTGCAAAAGATGATGAGTGCCTTATTCTTGCGAGTGATGGCCTCTGGGATGTAATGTCGAATGAAGAGATATGCGATGCTGCTCGCAAACGGATACTGCTATGGCACAAGAAGAATGCGGAGGCGTCATCATCGGCCCAGATAAGCGGTGATTCTCCGGATCAAGCAGCTCAAGCAGCTGCCGAATACTTGTCGAAGCTGGCTCTCCAGAAGGGGAGCAAGGACAACATAACCGTCGTTGTAGTTGACCTCAAGTCACATAGGAAGTTCAAGAGCAAAACATAA